From the Methanosarcinales archaeon genome, one window contains:
- the alr gene encoding alanine racemase — translation MIRLISKLSSMISPSKKKEWEEPCNQLIIDLNAIESNYQYLKSKLPDDCVFYAVLKTDAYGHGIIEVSNALARVGCQHFAVDTPHEGIQLRKQGFAGEILLLNPIPEWMAETAVYHDLSVSVIHPSILDSLEKAAQNLEKKVKIHVAVNIGLNRLGISSSGLMEIVEKISSNPFMRFEGLYGQARDNTCAKQSYEQLCSLYGKLKSTGVVPKHLHFPNSTTFLAHPETAISGVRLGILLYGVLPPEQYSNNTRDVPIIPAMSLHSRVIQMREVPKGSKIGYRAGENTEQDLIIATIPIGYARGLDRKLASSSSVLIKGQRAPFIGAISMNNAMIDVTNIPGVKIGDRVTIVGRQVESEININELAVKSGTISAELMVRFGQGIARQYISDENNSNNIVILPKETQNIQINHIQTEKELPDWITVWELIDFLQEHCRPFEDPVEIIRSSLDFALSTDYEGRGFLLIATADQNIVGVIAAIRNETIGFIPENVLVYVCVHKEYRNNGIGSRLVREAVERCDGDVKLHVVKHNPSLDFYKKRGFSDTHLEMRYIKEDKIYE, via the coding sequence ATGATCAGATTGATCAGTAAGTTGTCTAGCATGATATCTCCATCAAAGAAAAAAGAGTGGGAAGAACCTTGTAACCAACTGATAATCGACTTGAATGCAATAGAGTCAAATTATCAATATCTAAAATCAAAACTCCCTGATGATTGCGTATTTTATGCTGTTTTGAAAACAGATGCATATGGACATGGTATAATTGAGGTCAGTAATGCTTTAGCCAGAGTTGGATGTCAACATTTTGCAGTTGATACACCCCATGAAGGTATACAACTTCGCAAGCAGGGTTTTGCAGGTGAAATACTTTTATTGAATCCCATACCCGAATGGATGGCAGAAACGGCAGTGTATCATGATTTATCTGTTTCTGTCATCCATCCATCTATTCTGGATTCATTGGAAAAGGCAGCTCAAAATCTGGAAAAAAAAGTAAAAATTCATGTCGCTGTCAATATAGGTCTCAATAGACTTGGAATCTCTTCATCCGGTCTGATGGAAATAGTAGAAAAAATTTCATCGAATCCATTTATGAGATTTGAAGGTCTCTATGGACAGGCCCGGGATAATACCTGTGCAAAACAAAGTTATGAGCAATTATGTTCGCTCTATGGAAAACTCAAATCAACTGGAGTTGTTCCAAAACACCTCCATTTTCCCAACAGTACAACTTTTCTCGCCCATCCTGAGACCGCAATAAGTGGTGTACGGCTGGGGATCCTGCTGTATGGTGTCCTGCCACCTGAGCAGTATTCTAATAATACGAGGGATGTCCCTATAATACCGGCAATGAGCCTGCACAGCCGTGTTATTCAGATGAGGGAGGTCCCGAAAGGGAGCAAAATCGGGTATCGTGCAGGTGAAAACACTGAGCAGGATTTAATTATTGCTACTATTCCCATAGGATATGCCCGGGGTCTGGACCGCAAGCTTGCCAGTTCAAGCTCAGTTTTGATAAAGGGTCAAAGAGCTCCATTTATCGGGGCAATTTCAATGAACAATGCGATGATCGATGTTACAAATATTCCTGGTGTTAAGATCGGTGATAGAGTGACGATTGTAGGCAGACAGGTTGAATCTGAGATTAATATAAATGAATTGGCAGTGAAATCAGGCACCATATCTGCTGAGCTTATGGTACGGTTTGGACAGGGGATTGCAAGACAATACATTTCAGATGAAAATAATTCAAATAATATCGTTATACTACCCAAAGAAACACAGAATATCCAGATCAATCACATACAGACTGAAAAGGAATTACCTGATTGGATCACAGTATGGGAACTAATAGATTTTTTGCAGGAACATTGCCGGCCTTTTGAGGACCCTGTTGAAATTATCCGCTCATCTCTTGATTTTGCACTTTCAACAGACTACGAAGGCAGAGGCTTCCTATTAATAGCAACCGCGGATCAAAACATTGTAGGGGTGATCGCGGCTATCCGCAATGAGACGATCGGTTTTATTCCTGAAAATGTCCTGGTCTATGTGTGTGTTCACAAAGAATACAGAAACAATGGAATCGGCTCCCGGCTTGTCCGGGAGGCTGTTGAACGGTGCGACGGCGATGTAAAACTGCATGTGGTTAAACACAATCCGTCACTCGATTTCTATAAAAAACGAGGATTTTCTGATACTCATCTGGAAATGCGTTATATAAAGGAGGATAAAATATATGAATGA